Below is a window of Mus caroli chromosome 2, CAROLI_EIJ_v1.1, whole genome shotgun sequence DNA.
aggcagcaggagaggtTGTCAGAGCTACATGAATGGAAAGCAACTTAGAGCCTCATGTTTGCCTAATATTAGGCACCTGTGAGGAAAGGAACATGTTCTCGAGAGCCAGGCATAGAGGAGACATACNTGCNNCCTGAGCAattgggaggccaaggcaagaagATTAACCCTGGACTACATGTCGACCTCTGTCTAGAAACAAGACATGCTCCTCAAGTGTACAGGGACAGCTGCNCAGCATGACACTTGACACCACTAAGAGAAAACGGGGTTGGTGTTGATCCCGCACTACAGAGGGAGGTTAGCCAAGCGGAGCACGCATGGCCTGCACCTGCATGGAANGGGGTGCNTGTTAAACGAGGAGACAGACTGATGTCAGTCTCCTANCTTGACCCTGCAGCTGCTGACCGTTTGTCTGAGGCTCTACTAGGAACCAGGTCATGGGCACGTGGACCTCTCTGCATATCACTGTGGCATGAGGATCTTGGAAAACCCTCAAACAGAACAGTTTAGTGAGGAGCTCTGGAAGAGGGCCCAGCTGCAGTGCTCACCTGGCCCTCAGCTATGCTTAGAGCTGTTTGCTGAGAGGATGAGCCTGGGAGGGAGCCCAGGGGTAAAAAAGCTGCTTGCAACCAACTGCCTTCCCCTGGCATCTAATGGGATCCTCTACTAAGACGCCTGCACTCAGGATGGCACTCCTGGGTGAGGAACCTCatttgagcaagccatggggaccaTAGAGGAGAGGTTGGAGTTCACAGTGAATTGAGGGGTGTCTAGGTTATAAAACTGTAGAAAGTCTGTGGACCTCCCCCCTTATCACTGTTGTATCTTTTATGATTGGAAGCACTGGGGGACATTTAAAGTTATACTGGgtccctgtcttcctttctgtctgcttcctggctaCTATAAATGACCCCACTTGATGTCTGCCAAGGATAAGTCTGTCTCCACACTAAACCCCTGGAACTGAGACCACTCTGTCCTTCTTCCCTTGGTTAGCTTTGGCCAGGTTTTCTCTCATATTGATATAATGTAACTAGTACAAAAAACTGGAACCAGAGAAGCGGGGTCATTACCTAAACTAAACCTGCAACTGTTTTTGGGAAGAATTTACAAGTGTGGAGATGTGTGCCAGAGAAGACCTAGACGCTGTAAGATGAGCttgtcttgtttcattttgttgNGACTGGGTGTCTCTTTCTGCTTTNTATCAGAACAGTCCTCCTGTTCTCTCGCTTCCTCCCAAGGACTGCCCTTAGAAGAGCCACAGGGTCAGCAATCNCAGTCTGTTtatctgagacaaggtctcagagccctagatggcctggaactcactatgtagataaaGCTGACTTCGGACttacagagattctcctgcttctgtcttatGAACATGGGTCANAGTTCTGCAGCAGTGTGCCTAGTTCTATGAATTCCCCTCCCAGTAAGCCTTCTGGTGAGAGTTCATGCGGGGCACGGGTCGGGGGGCGCAGAATGATGGTAGGAACTGGGCGAAGAGACTGTACTGATGTACTGATGATGtttctgggagagagaaagacacagggtCTTCATTCATATACGTTCTTTATGTGAGGgtgaatttaaaaatcaagtttcaACCCTAAAGGCAGCCCAGCCTCCGGGGTTGTGGCAGGAATATTGCTGGCTGCTTTTAGCTATGTTTACATTGAGAGTTTAGGGCTAGGCATGGTgacctcagcatttgggaggctgaggcagaagggttgtCATGGGTTTGAGATCATCCTGAGCgacagagggagaccctgtctaaaaaaaaaagaagaaaaacctaaaacaacaaaCTTTCTGCAAGAAAGGCGATAGGAGAAACCACAACGGTGAAACCCAAACTACTGTGGAAACTCCAGGATTGTGGAGATGCCAGAAATATGGACTGTCTGTTTGCTGAGGAAAGCTACTGGCAATGAGTTAAACCAGTCCAAGAGAGAGGCCATGTGGGCTGCANNNNNNNNNNNNNNNNNNNNNNNNNNNNNNNNNNNNNNNNNNNNNNNNNNNNNNNNNNNNNNNNNNNNNNNNNNNNNNNNNNNNNNNNNNNNNNNNNNNNNNNNNNNNNNNNNNNNNNNNNNNNNNNNNNNNNNNNNNNNNNNNNNNNNNNNNNNNNNNNNNNNNNNNNNNNNNNNNNNNNNNNNNNNNNNNNNNNNNNNNNNNNNNNNNNNNNNNNNNNNNNNNNNNNNNNNNNNNNNNNNNNNNNNNNNNNNNNNNNNNNNNNNNNNNNNNNNNNNNNNNNNNNNNNNNNNNNNNNNNNNNNNNNNNNNNNNNNNNNNNNNNNNNNNNNNNNNNNNNNNNNNNNNNNNNNNNNNNNNNNNNNNNNNNNNNNNNNNNNNNNNNNNNNNNNNNNNNNNNNNNNNNNNNNNNNNNNNNNNNNNNNNNNNNNNNNNNNNNNNNNNNNNNNNNNNNNNNNNNNNNNNNNNNNNNNNNNNNNNNNNNNNNNNNNNNNNNNNNNNNNNNNNNNNNNNNNNNNNNNNNNNNNNNNNNNNNNNNNNNNNNNNNNNNNNNNNNNNNNNNNNNNNNNNNNNNNNNNNNNNNNNNNNNNNNNNNNNNNNNNNNNNNNNNNNNNNNNNNNNNNNNNNNNNNNNNNNNNNNNNNNNNNNNNNNNNNNNNNNNNNNNNNNNNNNNNNNNNNNNNNNNNNNNNNNNNNNNNNNNNNNNNNNNNNNNNNNNNNNNNNNNNNNNNNNNNNNNNNNNNNNNNNNNNNNNNNNNNNNNNNNNNNNNNNNNNNNNNNNNNNNNNNNNNNNNNNNNNNNNNNNNNNNNNNNNNNNNNNNNNNNNNNNNNNNNNNNNNNNNNNNNNNNNNNNNNNNNNNNNNNNNNNNNNNNNNNNNNNNNNNNNNNNNNNNNNNNNNNNNNNNNNNNNNNNNNNNNNNNNNNNNNNNNNNNNNNNNNNNNNNNNNNNNNNNNNNNNNNNNNNNNNNNNNNNNNNNNNNNNNNNNNNNNNNNNNNNNNNNNNNNNNNNNNNNNNNNNNNNNNNNNNgaaaaaaaaagaaaaagaaaaaagaaaagggatcaGAGTATGGCCTGGGGGCACAGTGTCCTTGGTGTCATTGTGGCCTAAGTACAGTCCTTGGGCTGGTACCGTGGTAACCCTTCCCAGGCAGGGACAGGGAATGGTCTGCTcaattctctgtctcttccctagCCTCTGTACAGCCAAAGCCTCCTCCAGGGTTCCTACCTCAGTGTGGTCATCTGTGTGCTATAAGGCCTGGacttcagaattgagatgtcccTCTGTCCTCATTGGACcttagggaaggaaagggctcTTTGGTTTTGGGATTGGAGAACCTGCTGGGGCCACTCAGCTAGAAAACAGCTAGTCTTCCCTTTCTGTCACTCCTGTGCTTGCCCCACtgtgaagggacagagagaagcagtAGGAAGGTGGCCCCTCCAGGTACCAGCTGTGGACCTTCCCCTGGCCAGGACCCACCCCCTGAAGCCTGCTTTCCTAAAGGGAGGTGAGACCCAGGCACTTAATACCAGGTTAGCACAGCACTACCCACTGGCAGCAGATGCAGGCACTGCCAACAGTGGAGCAATTGTGGTAATGACAGGAGGCCTGCAGTGGCCCAAGTGCCACTTTCTGCtggcgggtggggtgggggtggggaggagcccTGCCACTCACATTTCAATGATGCTGGCACCTGGCCGCCCCAAGCCCAGCTGCTGAGCCTGAGTTGCAGAGGAGCNAAGCTTAGAATCCCcgattcccctcccccaccgggCTGTTCATGCAGACAGACCAGGATGAGTGTTCCCCTAAGGTGTGTGGTTTCTACTCTAACCCTCAACACAGACCAGCTGGGGAGGCTCAGGTAACTCTCGGTCTTCAAGTCACAGTGTCCTCTGAAGCATTTTTGCCACGTGGGCAGCTGAGCCTCAATTCCACAGTTCTTCTGGTCTCTTCCCACAGCACTGACTCGGCAGCAGTTTAGGGAAGGCAGAAACCACTCGCCCGTTTCCGTGTCTCAGCACAGGGAAGGGTGTACAGTGAGTGGCCAGCAAGTGTTGCTttgctcttcttttctctctcttttttttttttttttttttttggttgggggatgAGATTCGAGACAGGGTTTNNNNNNNNNNNNNNNNNNNNNNNNNNNNNNNNNNNNNNNNNNNNNNNNNNNNNNNNNNNNNNNNNNNNNNNNNNNNNNNNNNNNNNNNNNNNNNNNNNNNNNNNNNNNNNNNNNNNNNNNNNNNNNNNNNNNNNNNNNNNNNNNNNNNNNNNNNNNNNNNNNNNNNNNNNNNNNNNNNNNNNNNNNNNNNNNNNNNNNNNNNNNNNNNNNNNNNNNNNNNNNNNNNNNNNNNNNNNNNNNNNNNNNNNNNNNNNNNNNNNNNNNNNNNNNNNNNNNNNNNNNNNNNNNNNNNNNNNNNNNNNNNNNNNNNNNNNNNNNNNNNNNNNNNNNNNNNNNNNNNNNNNNNNNNNNNNNNNNNNNNNNNNNNNNNNNNNNNNNNNNNNNNNNNNNNNNNNNNNNNNNNNNNNNNNNNNNNNNNNNNNNNNNNNNNNNNNNNNNNNNNNNNNNNNNNNNNNNNNNNNNNNNNNNNNNNNNNNNNNNNNNNNNNNNNNNNNNNNNNNNNNNNNNNNNNNNNNNNNNNNNNNNNNNNNNNNNNNNNNNNNNNNNNNNNNNNNNNNNNNNNNNNNNNNNNNNNNNNNNNNNNNNNNNNNNNNNNNNNNNNNNNNNNNNNNNNNNNNNNNNNNNNNNNNNNNNNNNNNNNNNNNNNNNNNNNNNNNNNNNNNNNNNNNNNNNNNNNNNNNNNNNNNNNNNNNNNNNNNNNNNNNNNNNNNNNNNNNNNNNNNNNNNNNNNNNNNNNNNNNTGTCTTCCAGGACAGATTCCTGCAGAGGGACCAGCTCAGACACTGCCATCCACGGTATCCAAAGCACAGAACCACTCAGTACTGAGCATAGTACTgctcaggaagaagagagggagtggAAGGAGCCTGGGCTCCTCATCAGGCTTGGCTTCAAATGCTGGCTCCTTGCCGATTGCCAACGTATGATGTGGGGCGAGCCTGCCGAATGGAGAATGCGCACAGTCCTGTGGGGTCACTCTGAGGACATGGGGTGCTAACCTTGACTCAAACCCAGCAAGAGCACTGTTATTAACTCTCAGTGAAAGGTTCCGCACGCCCCAGAACCTGCCCAGAAGCTCTGGGAtgggacagagaacagagaagatgACTCTTGTACAACAGGTCTCAGGAAGCCTTGCCAGAGAGACCCCAGCCAGCCCCACTCACAGCCCTGGCTCTGAGTCATCTTCTGTGGAGGAACGGGCTGGGTACCCCACTAGCTTAAGCTCTTCCTTCAGGCTGGGAGGGTCCCCAGCTCGTGTGTGTCAGGGCCTCTCTCCATGGAGCATCTTCAGAGTCAGTGCCAAGAGTGAAGAGTTGTGCAGTCAGGGTCAACACCCAGGGGGACCCACTCCTCCAGGTGGCCCTCAGCCTGGCCATAGCCCTGACTTAGAATCCNAGTGGAAGTCTGTCCCTGTTGGTGGTCCCTGGTTGGTAACTGATCCTTCTCCCAGTCCCAAGACAACTCTGACCTAGAACTGCTTATCCCAGGGGTTCTTTATCTGTCACCTCTGGCTCAGGGCCCACATCTGTGCTGCTCTGCTGGCAACCCATCTTTCTGGCACCAGtgcacagtaggtgctcagtaaaCAACATCTGTGCCACTGAACCCCAGCCCAGCTCTGTCTCCTCGAGGCTGGGACTATGGGAGCGGCTGGCTGGCACTGCAGAGGGCCCCCTCCTCCTGTTTGTTTGCTGCACACGCGGGCCCAATAGACTCCgtgtctttcttctctcctcctccgtCCCCACACAGCGACTCTGGGAGCGGCAGTTTCCAGAGATTGAAGGCAAAATTGCTTGAAAGCCTGTGCTTTTATCCTCCAATTTGTAGCCATTTAGTAGGGCCGGGCGGAGGGGCAGCCTGGCCACCGGCTATGCTGGAAGTACCCtttgtcctttctcctttcccagatCATTCTGGGCTTTGGGGACAGATACCCGCTGAGGAGGGAAGGCCTGGTGCAGTGTGAGGGAGCCAGTACCAGCCTGTTGGGGGAGCCAGGAAACCTCTTAGCTCTCAGGGacaagattggggggggggttgctgagCAAATGTGGTATCTACTCTCACCACTCCCAACTGCTTAGGATAAGGCCCAGNTTGGGGCAGTGAGGCACAAGGAACACTAACTATGAAGGGAGACCCAGAATCCCCAGGTTCACTCCACAATCCAGTGACTGAGGAGGGGCCTGAGTGATTCGAGGAAAGGAGGACCTGCTTGAGCCCAGAGGAAGCCAGACTCAAATCCAGGGAAAGACAGAAGAGGGAGGGTCTCTGCCTTTTGGGGGTTGTCAAGTAGCTGGGGAAGACAAGTGCTGGCACAGCTGCAGGGACTGCACATCTGGAGGAGGAAAGGCTTTGTGGGTTGCCTCCCCTGTGCAGCAATGAGCTAACCTGAAACTTTACTCTGGCNTCTGTCCCTCACTGCAGTGAAGACCCCAGGGTGTCTAGANNTGGTGGCAGCATCCCTCCCTGCTCTGAGGAGGAAAGGTGACGTCTCTAAAGATCAAGGTCATGGTAAGGTGACAGCCAGGGCCAGGCTGTCCTGCTCCGGGTGGTGAGGCTACCcataaggctgtcctctgagggcaGTACCGCCCACCTTCCATTGGTCTTCCTACCATCCCCGACCTTCACACACAACCATCACCAGATTTTTGCCTGCGCTGGTGACTCTGCATCTCTCACGCCCACAAGCCCAGCTGCAGTTCTCACAACTTCGGAGGCCCTCTGTGGCCCCACCAGCCCCTTCGTTGCCATTTTTCTGAGCTTNTCTCAAAGTATGAAGCATGGTTAAGGCCCTTCCTGGGGCCCATGTCTTGCCAGCACTTGGCTGGCTACTCATGTGTAAGGTCAAGGGCATGACAATGAATGCTTTCTGACATGAAAACTGAGCACCTACCTTGGAATGGCTACAGATCTGTATTCTGTGAACCATCCCAAGACTATATACCACCCTCCTGAAAGGGGGTACCTGCTGGGCCTCGCCCACAGATCCTTGGGGAGTCTTACAATGAGGCACTGCTGGGAACAGTTCCTTATGGGAACTACACCCTGGGATGACAGCCTGgcttttcttccatctcagtTAGAATACCCAGGCCACATCCTCGGCTCCACTGGACCTCTGATTAGAGCCCTGAACAATAGCTACACCCACAAAGTCCCCAAAAGTCAGCACCCATAAAAAAATACACTTTATTGTGTCTTCACATTGGCAGAGGCAGCACACCAGGGCACAAGGATGGCAGAGCATGCAGAGGCCTGAGGTAAGTACACAGGACGAGGCAAAGCATTCCTCCCAGGTGTCACGAACCTGCTCTCCCTCCTGCTGACTGTCCCNTGAGCCTAAGAGCCGCTCTACCCCACAACCAACCCACCCCCAAATTCTGACTGCGCAGATGGGGCAAGCAGGGCAGGGCCATCGTCCCgagcctgggggtggggcaggcagaagcagctggCGCCGCTCAGCCGGAAGCTGCAGCGCCGAGGGAGGAGGGCGTGGGAGCCCACACCTGCCAATCCAGCCCCAAGCTCCTCGGCAATTTTGTCTCTCTTGATTAAACATCCAAGGAACATCAAGTTCACAGACTTGATGTTTtcttctcctccatcttcctgaAAACATCCAGAATGGAAGAGCAGAGAAGCTTCAAGGTTCCTGGGGTGCTTGACACTTCATGGGGCAAAGAGTTGAAGGGAGAGGGGGTTAGGAGCTGAGCTCTGGGATTAAGCAAGAGACAGCTGCAGCAAAGGACATCGTCCCCAGATCgtcttgggagagagaaggtaTTGCAAGTGTGTGGTGGGAGTGtggcaggtgtgtgcacatgcagggCGCATTgccagggcaggagctgggaGCACACACCAAGGTTTGCATTAGGGAGGACACCAACCACTAAGTATGCAAAGGAGGACATCACTGGCACTGCACTGAGTGTGTGGAGGTGGAAGGCATGCCTGGGACTCCCGGATTGTCTCTTCTGTGGTGAAGGAGAATGTGGCGGCAAAGCCAGCCAGCACACTCCAGTTCCACCAGCGAGGGCTCTTGGCCCACCTACCATGCTGCCCCACTGCCGGGTTGATGCTCTAAGAGGCTGCCATGGCATTTGGAGCAGACCCCGGACAAAGGCAGGGCCCACGCTTGGACTCCCCCTTGGAACAGGTACAAGGGCCTGGCCGTAGAAGNGTGGGCAGCTGCTCACTTCCAGCACTGCTCCAGGGAGCCATGGGGCTGGACCTTGAGCTTCTGGGGGCANAGGAGCTTCGTGAAGGCTCTACGGAAGCTGTAGTGGCACAGTGGGTAGAGGACGGGGTTGACGGCTGAGTtggcccacagaagccagaaggatgTCTCGTACCAGTAGTCGGGGACGCAGTGGCCATGGCAAGCAGCCCGGATGATCATGAGGAGTGTGTACGGGGCCCAGCAGAGCCCAAAGATGCTAACGATGATAGCCAGCGACTTGGCCACCTTCTTGTCCCGCGACAGCCGAAAGCGCTGGGTGATGCTTTGGGATACCATCTTCATGCGTTTCTCCAAGGACGCTGAAGACGCCGATGGCTTGGAGCCCCTTTTGAGTGAGCGTGGCCTCTCAGTGCCCCTTGAGGAGCTGCCAGAGCTGGAGGTAGGNGAGGCAGCAGCGCCTCCACCGCTGCCACCCCCAAGGGCAGCCTCCCCAGTCTCAACACCAGGGCCTGCCTCACCCACCCCATACCTGTGCAATGGCATGGCCTCCCCGTGCCCCTTTggccagcagccccagcagctgGGGGGAGCTGGAGGTGGCGAGGGTTGGGCATCAGGTGGGGGTTCTGGACCAGCCTCTCGGCCCCCATCCAGCCGAAGGCGAGTGCGCCTCTGGATGTTCAGGTAGATGCTGAGGTTGAAGAAGGTAACGCTGAGGAAGGGTGTGAAGAACTCGAGGGTGGAGGCCGTGATGAGAAAGTACCAGTTGTAGAAGAACTCAGCATAGCAGTGGCCCTCGGGGATGGAGCTGCCACCAGACAGGTACTCCCAACTCAGGATGGCAGGCCCATACAGCAGGAAGGCCAGCACCCACACCAGTGCCATCTTCCGA
It encodes the following:
- the Hrh3 gene encoding histamine H3 receptor; protein product: MERAPPDGLMNASGALAGEAAAAGGARGFSAAWTAVLAALMALLIVATVLGNALVMLAFVADSSLRTQNNFFLLNLAISDFLVGAFCIPLYVPYVLTGRWTFGRGLCKLWLVVDYLLCASSVFNIVLISYDRFLSVTRAVSYRAQQGDTRRAVRKMALVWVLAFLLYGPAILSWEYLSGGSSIPEGHCYAEFFYNWYFLITASTLEFFTPFLSVTFFNLSIYLNIQRRTRLRLDGGREAGPEPPPDAQPSPPPAPPSCWGCWPKGHGEAMPLHRYGVGEAGPGVETGEAALGGGSGGGAAASPTSSSGSSSRGTERPRSLKRGSKPSASSASLEKRMKMVSQSITQRFRLSRDKKVAKSLAIIVSIFGLCWAPYTLLMIIRAACHGHCVPDYWYETSFWLLWANSAVNPVLYPLCHYSFRRAFTKLLCPQKLKVQPHGSLEQCWK